A portion of the Acidobacteriaceae bacterium genome contains these proteins:
- a CDS encoding sodium:solute symporter family protein, whose amino-acid sequence MPLFASLALFQSSTPTLHLSPVDILILVLYFAVVIFIGFYVKGSTNTSEEFFLAGREMSAWIAGLSFVSANLGSLELMGWAGSAYQYGILATHWYWIGAIPAMLFLGIVMMPFYYISKTHSVPGYLQLRFGEGARGVSAVSFGVMTILMSGVNMYAMAVVMKTILGWNITFSIWVGAVTVAIYVMLGGLRSAIINEVLQFILIWAGAALIPILGLIEAGGWSNLKAQIAHNVGNTNYTHLWATTGSFASNPMGVNWFGLIFGLGAVVSFGYWTTDFLVVQRVLSANNLRAAKMAPVIGAAFKMAVPLIVIVPGLLALSVLKNPDGSIMHLVPGDVARVTHQHAYDEVLPLMLVRYCGPGLLGLGITALVAGFMSGMAGNVSAFSTVWTYDLYGAYINKKASDKHYVAMGRWSTVVGMLISIASAYILANASSIMDYVQALFSFFIAPLFGTVILGMLWKRATKAGGFWGLLAGTASSVAMFVYVHEGGKAALAHIALSPDAQPMAENLFRALWSWLICVGVTVAVSFMTKPKSDAELEGLVYGATVIPDDGATTLFQKPIFWASVVAIVFVALNIAFF is encoded by the coding sequence ATGCCGCTTTTCGCCTCGCTTGCGCTCTTTCAATCCAGCACGCCGACCCTGCACCTGTCGCCGGTCGACATCCTCATCCTCGTGCTCTACTTCGCGGTCGTCATCTTCATCGGCTTTTACGTGAAGGGTTCCACAAATACCAGCGAAGAGTTCTTCCTCGCGGGCCGTGAGATGAGCGCCTGGATCGCGGGCCTCAGCTTCGTCTCTGCCAACCTCGGCTCGCTGGAGCTGATGGGCTGGGCTGGCTCGGCGTACCAGTACGGCATCCTCGCGACGCACTGGTACTGGATCGGCGCGATTCCGGCGATGCTCTTCCTCGGCATCGTCATGATGCCGTTCTATTACATCTCGAAGACGCACTCCGTCCCCGGCTACCTGCAGCTGCGCTTCGGCGAAGGCGCACGCGGCGTCTCGGCTGTCAGCTTTGGCGTCATGACGATCCTCATGTCCGGCGTGAACATGTATGCCATGGCCGTCGTTATGAAGACGATCCTCGGCTGGAACATCACCTTCAGCATCTGGGTCGGGGCCGTCACCGTTGCCATCTATGTCATGCTCGGTGGCCTGCGCTCGGCCATTATCAATGAGGTTCTGCAGTTCATCCTTATCTGGGCCGGGGCCGCGCTCATCCCCATCCTCGGCCTCATCGAGGCCGGTGGCTGGAGCAACCTGAAAGCGCAGATCGCGCACAACGTCGGCAACACCAACTACACGCACCTCTGGGCGACAACCGGGAGCTTCGCTTCGAACCCGATGGGCGTCAACTGGTTCGGCCTCATCTTCGGGCTCGGTGCGGTCGTCAGCTTTGGCTACTGGACTACCGACTTCCTCGTCGTCCAGCGTGTTCTGTCGGCCAACAACCTGCGCGCCGCGAAGATGGCTCCCGTCATCGGGGCAGCGTTCAAGATGGCTGTCCCGCTCATCGTCATCGTGCCCGGCCTGCTCGCTCTCTCTGTGTTGAAGAACCCCGACGGCAGCATCATGCACCTCGTCCCCGGCGACGTTGCCCGCGTCACCCATCAGCACGCTTATGACGAAGTCCTTCCGCTGATGCTCGTGCGTTACTGCGGTCCCGGCCTGCTTGGTCTCGGCATTACGGCGCTCGTCGCTGGTTTCATGAGCGGTATGGCCGGCAACGTTTCCGCCTTCTCCACCGTCTGGACCTACGACCTCTACGGCGCGTACATCAACAAGAAGGCCAGCGATAAGCACTACGTCGCCATGGGCCGCTGGTCCACCGTCGTGGGCATGTTGATCTCCATCGCCAGCGCCTACATCCTTGCCAACGCGTCTTCCATCATGGACTACGTGCAGGCGCTCTTCAGCTTCTTCATCGCACCGCTCTTCGGCACCGTCATTCTCGGCATGTTGTGGAAGCGCGCCACCAAAGCTGGCGGTTTCTGGGGTCTGCTCGCAGGCACAGCAAGCTCCGTCGCGATGTTCGTCTACGTACACGAAGGCGGCAAGGCAGCGCTTGCGCACATCGCCCTCTCTCCCGATGCGCAGCCGATGGCCGAAAACCTTTTCCGTGCCCTCTGGAGCTGGCTCATCTGCGTGGGCGTAACGGTCGCCGTCAGCTTCATGACCAAGCCCAAGAGCGACGCCGAACTCGAAGGCCTCGTCTACGGCGCAACCGTCATCCCAGATGATGGTGCAACCACGCTCTTCCAGAAGCCAATCTTCTGGGCCTCCGTGGTCGCCATCGTCTTCGTCGCCCTCAATATCGCCTTCTTCTAG
- the xylB gene encoding xylulokinase, which yields MYIGIDCGTQGTKALVVASDGTVHGRGYARHELIERADGAREQQPQWWVDALCLAVKQALEEAGYPAIEGLGVSGQQHGLVVLDEACEVIRPAKLWNDTQTAPENAEIIRRLGGREAFFERFGIVPLTGYTVSKLLWLAEHEPANFARVRHILLPHEYLNYWLTGQMRAEYGDASGTAFFDVRTRSWTREVLDAIDGGSGQLFAALPSLIDSTEVVGTLRAEVAAEFGLSSSCLVSSGGGDNMMGAIGTGNVREGIVTLSLGTSSTVYSFRDQPVLDPTGNVASFCSSSGGWLPLVCTMNATNVVTGTVQLLGKTVADIDPALDATAPGADGLVFLPFLNGERTPDLPAAKGSLHGVSPVNFTPAHLIRAAVEGISFGILNGLDLILEGQAADSIHLIGGGARSRAWRQMLADATGAEIHVPIELEAGCLGAVIQAMVAVVTYKGQSAEFNEIAARLVKLRTDETARPRPELRAAYAAARATYNQQLQHSYPQAEIVR from the coding sequence ATGTACATCGGAATTGATTGCGGAACACAGGGAACCAAGGCGCTCGTTGTTGCCTCGGATGGCACCGTGCATGGTCGCGGCTACGCGCGGCATGAACTCATTGAACGTGCCGACGGTGCGCGCGAGCAACAGCCGCAGTGGTGGGTCGATGCTCTGTGCCTCGCCGTCAAACAAGCGCTCGAGGAGGCCGGGTATCCTGCCATCGAGGGCCTCGGCGTCAGCGGTCAGCAGCACGGCCTCGTCGTGCTCGACGAAGCCTGCGAGGTTATCCGCCCCGCCAAGCTTTGGAACGACACGCAGACCGCCCCCGAGAACGCCGAAATCATCCGCCGTCTCGGCGGCCGGGAAGCCTTCTTCGAGCGCTTTGGCATCGTTCCGCTCACCGGCTACACCGTCAGCAAGCTGCTCTGGCTCGCCGAGCACGAGCCCGCGAACTTTGCTCGCGTCCGCCACATCCTGCTTCCGCACGAGTACCTCAACTACTGGCTGACTGGCCAGATGCGCGCCGAGTACGGCGACGCCAGCGGCACCGCGTTCTTTGACGTCCGCACCCGCAGCTGGACGCGCGAGGTCCTCGACGCCATCGACGGTGGCAGTGGCCAGCTCTTCGCTGCGCTGCCCTCGCTCATCGACTCCACGGAAGTTGTCGGCACGCTGCGAGCAGAAGTCGCTGCAGAGTTCGGCCTGTCTTCCTCCTGCCTTGTCAGCTCCGGCGGCGGCGACAACATGATGGGTGCGATCGGCACTGGCAACGTCCGTGAAGGCATCGTCACGCTCAGCCTCGGGACGTCGTCCACGGTCTACTCCTTCCGCGACCAGCCCGTGCTCGACCCCACCGGCAACGTCGCCTCATTTTGCTCGTCTTCCGGCGGCTGGCTGCCGCTGGTTTGCACCATGAACGCCACCAACGTCGTCACCGGCACCGTGCAACTTCTCGGCAAGACCGTCGCAGACATTGACCCCGCGCTCGACGCCACCGCGCCGGGAGCCGACGGCCTCGTCTTCCTGCCTTTCCTGAACGGCGAGCGCACACCCGACCTGCCGGCCGCAAAGGGTTCGCTGCATGGCGTCTCTCCGGTGAACTTCACGCCCGCGCATCTTATTCGCGCAGCGGTGGAAGGCATCAGCTTCGGCATCCTGAATGGGCTTGATTTGATTCTTGAAGGTCAGGCTGCTGATTCGATTCACCTCATCGGCGGCGGAGCGCGTTCCCGTGCCTGGCGTCAGATGCTCGCCGACGCAACCGGCGCAGAGATTCACGTGCCAATCGAACTAGAGGCAGGTTGTCTCGGGGCGGTCATTCAGGCTATGGTGGCTGTCGTCACATACAAGGGTCAATCTGCGGAGTTCAACGAGATCGCTGCACGTCTCGTCAAGCTGCGCACCGACGAAACAGCACGTCCTCGCCCCGAACTTCGCGCGGCATACGCCGCAGCTCGAGCGACATACAACCAGCAACTGCAACACAGTTATCCCCAAGCCGAAATCGTTCGTTAG
- a CDS encoding aminotransferase class I/II-fold pyridoxal phosphate-dependent enzyme, with amino-acid sequence MSERPDFDPSTLVIHSNRSYEKQSNSILFPIHQTATYIHESVGVTKGYGYSRGANPTVNALEQAIAAVEGTAQALCFRSGMSAITTLCFGLLKAGDHVLLSDVIYGGTIRLFHQVLTNFGVEYSFADTSSAEAAEKALRPNTKLLFIETPANPTLKLSDVRAMADLAHSRKDLLLAVDNTFLTPLLQNCLDMGADISMLSTTKYIDGHNATIGGSLATHNEEITERLRFVRKIIGSIQAPFDSWLALQGIKTLPARLAIHCEHAMQVATWLEKQPHVLKVNYPGLPSFPQHELAKKQQKNFGGMMSFELDASTEVSMRFMESLKLCTCAESLGSVETLVTKSGDGFALRSAAGRA; translated from the coding sequence GTGTCCGAACGTCCTGATTTTGATCCGTCCACATTAGTTATTCACTCCAATCGCAGCTACGAGAAGCAGTCGAACTCGATTCTCTTCCCGATTCACCAGACGGCGACGTACATCCACGAGAGCGTGGGTGTGACGAAGGGTTATGGCTACTCGCGCGGGGCGAACCCGACGGTGAATGCGCTGGAGCAGGCCATTGCTGCCGTGGAAGGAACGGCGCAGGCGCTGTGCTTCCGCTCAGGTATGTCGGCGATTACGACGCTTTGCTTCGGCCTGCTGAAGGCGGGCGATCATGTGTTGCTTTCTGACGTGATCTACGGCGGCACGATTCGGCTGTTTCACCAAGTGCTGACGAACTTCGGCGTGGAGTACAGCTTTGCCGATACGTCTTCGGCAGAGGCTGCGGAGAAGGCCCTGCGGCCGAACACGAAGCTGCTGTTTATTGAGACGCCTGCGAACCCGACGCTGAAGCTTTCGGATGTTCGCGCGATGGCGGACCTGGCGCACTCGCGCAAGGACCTGCTGCTGGCGGTGGACAATACGTTTCTGACGCCGCTGCTGCAGAACTGCCTGGACATGGGGGCGGACATCTCGATGCTGTCGACGACGAAGTATATCGACGGCCACAATGCGACGATTGGCGGCTCGCTGGCGACGCACAACGAAGAGATTACCGAGCGGCTGCGCTTTGTGCGCAAGATCATCGGCAGCATTCAGGCGCCGTTCGATTCGTGGCTGGCGCTGCAGGGCATCAAGACGCTGCCCGCGCGGCTGGCTATCCACTGCGAGCACGCGATGCAGGTGGCGACGTGGCTGGAGAAGCAGCCGCATGTGCTGAAGGTGAACTATCCCGGATTGCCGTCGTTCCCGCAGCATGAGCTGGCGAAGAAGCAGCAGAAGAACTTTGGCGGCATGATGTCGTTCGAACTGGATGCGAGCACCGAAGTGTCCATGCGCTTTATGGAGTCGCTGAAGCTTTGCACCTGCGCGGAGAGCCTGGGCAGCGTGGAGACACTGGTGACGAAATCCGGCGACGGCTTCGCACTGCGATCTGCCGCTGGCCGAGCGTGA
- a CDS encoding PLP-dependent transferase, producing the protein MTDRLIRLSVGLEAPKDLIADFEQAFEATFGKS; encoded by the coding sequence ATTACGGACCGCCTGATCCGCTTGTCCGTTGGGCTGGAAGCTCCGAAGGATTTGATTGCGGACTTCGAGCAGGCGTTTGAGGCGACGTTCGGCAAGAGCTAG
- a CDS encoding cystathionine beta-lyase, with amino-acid sequence MNWRTKLMHPGRTAPDGFESLAVPTYRGSTVVFPSQEGVRDGWQVHETSYSYGSYGTPTTAELSVRLAELEGAQHTFLTPNGQSAIALIHLAFASAGDHVLLPRNAYGTNQDIASGMLARFGIEVEPYDPLIGAGIAGLIRPTTVLIWCESPGSITMEIQDVPGIVAAAHERGVLVALDNTYSAGVLFDAFAHGVDVSMQALTKYVGGHSDLLLGSVSVNSEIAYAKVGEAHRLLGMAVSPDECALALRGLQTLGVRLEKMEASALRLALWLAEQPMVERVLHPALPSCGGHEFWTRDFHGSASLFSIVFQEGTTQEQANAFVDALRLFKIGWSWGGTTSMVMAYPRLKRANGKLVRLHIGLEDAGDLLADIKGALQLTFSTDVIRA; translated from the coding sequence ATGAACTGGCGCACGAAGTTGATGCATCCCGGACGCACTGCGCCGGATGGGTTCGAGTCTCTGGCGGTGCCGACGTATCGCGGCTCTACCGTGGTGTTCCCTTCGCAGGAAGGTGTGCGCGACGGCTGGCAGGTCCATGAGACGAGCTACTCCTATGGAAGCTATGGGACGCCGACGACGGCAGAGCTGTCGGTGCGTCTCGCAGAGCTTGAAGGCGCGCAACATACGTTTCTGACGCCCAATGGGCAGTCGGCGATCGCGTTGATTCATCTGGCGTTCGCTTCGGCCGGGGACCACGTGCTGCTGCCTCGGAACGCCTACGGAACGAACCAGGACATTGCTTCCGGCATGCTGGCCCGCTTTGGCATCGAGGTAGAGCCTTATGACCCGTTGATTGGTGCGGGCATTGCCGGGCTCATTCGACCGACGACGGTGCTGATCTGGTGCGAGAGCCCGGGGTCGATCACGATGGAGATTCAGGATGTGCCGGGCATTGTGGCCGCGGCGCATGAGCGCGGTGTGCTGGTCGCTTTGGACAATACGTACTCAGCAGGTGTGCTGTTTGACGCCTTTGCGCATGGCGTGGATGTGAGTATGCAGGCGCTGACGAAGTATGTGGGCGGGCATAGCGATCTGCTGCTGGGCTCAGTCTCGGTGAACTCCGAGATCGCGTACGCGAAGGTGGGAGAGGCACATCGGCTGCTGGGCATGGCGGTTTCGCCGGATGAGTGTGCGCTGGCGCTGCGCGGGCTGCAGACGCTGGGTGTACGGCTGGAGAAGATGGAAGCGTCCGCGCTGCGCCTTGCCCTGTGGCTTGCAGAGCAGCCGATGGTGGAGCGTGTGCTGCATCCGGCGTTGCCTTCCTGCGGCGGGCATGAGTTTTGGACGAGAGACTTTCATGGCTCGGCCAGCCTGTTCTCGATCGTGTTTCAAGAAGGCACCACGCAGGAGCAGGCGAACGCGTTTGTGGATGCCCTGCGGCTGTTCAAGATTGGCTGGAGCTGGGGCGGGACGACGAGCATGGTGATGGCGTATCCCAGGCTGAAGCGTGCGAATGGCAAGCTGGTGCGGTTGCATATTGGGCTGGAGGACGCGGGAGACCTGCTCGCGGACATCAAGGGCGCGTTGCAATTGACGTTTTCTACGGACGTGATTCGCGCTTGA